acaaggaggcttttcagaactCATAATGGCAgttctatggagagtgaaataacgcaactttttggcgttagttacgcaccctgtttagcgcaaaactggtAATGTATGTGTGTTATTTGTAGAACATATTATCTAAAATATAACGGCAGTTCCTGCCTCTCTAATTATTCTTCAGGGATtaaaactgtatttattttttataatacattgCATCGCTGCAAAAAAAACCTATATTCATAAAATAGAaaatgctataaaaataaaaatgtaacttacTTGTATATTTTGTACAcactattattaaaataaaaagtcaTTATATTACTGtctagattttataaaaaaaaactaatttcacaAAGTTCATAGCTAACTGCTAATAACCCCTGCAAATGTGTTTACTGTGCctattgtttatttataatgtaagttatttaagtaaaacaatgatTTTCCTTTTTAAATTTCATTCTGTTGTACATACATTACTGTGTATTAAGTATTAAGATGAACATTATTTTTTGGATGAATGCCAAAATTAATAAATTTTTTCGCTATTTGTTGCAATTGTACAAACACAAATACCAAACTGTCACGTATACACTAATTGaaaaaataactaataaatgtatcaaTTCAATTTGTTCATTCCTGAttctttgaattaaaaaaaaaaaaaaaagtgaaatacaaGCACTTCATTACAAATACAAGCACTGCAGTACAAAATACAAGTACTGCATTATAAATGcaagcactgcattacaaatacAAGCACTGCAGTACAAAATACAAGTACTGCATTATAAATGcaagcactgcattacaaatacaagcactgcattacaaatacAAGCACTGCATTACAAATGCAAGCACTGCAGTACAAATACAAGCACTGCAGTACAAATAcaagcactgcattacaaatacAAGCACTGCAGTACAAATACAAGCACTGCATTATAAATACAAGCACTGCATTACAAATGCAAGCACTGCAGTACAAATACAAGCACTACATTATAAATAcaagcactgcattacaaatacaagcactgcattacaaatacAAGCACTGCAGTACAAATACAAGCACTGCATTACAAATGCAAGCACTGCAGTACAAATAcaagcactgcattacaaatacAAGCACTACATTATAAATAcaagcactgcattacaaatacaagcactgcattacaaatacAAGCACTGCAGTACAATTACAAGCACTGCATTATAAATAcaagcactgcattacaaatacAAGCACTGCAGTACAAATACAAGCACTACATTATAAATAcaagcactgcattacaaatacAAGCACTGCAGTACAAATAcaagcactgcattacaaatacAAGCACTGCAGTACAAATAcaagcactgcattacaaatacaagcactgcattacaaatacAAGCACTGCATTAGCCCCCTAGCCATAACCCAAAACCTCCTGGACTTAACCCCTGCACACCAAGTTCCTTTACTGCGACCTGCCCGCTGCACTTATCTCCCTAACTACTGGACACACCACtctaatgggatatgaaacccagaatttttctttcatgattcaaatagaaaagccattttaaacaactttctaatttaagtaaattatacaattttgtcatttctcttgatatctttagttgaaaagcagggacgtaatctTTGGACCCAGCCCATTTCGGGAGCActgtttggcagcagttttgcaagaatgatatccatttgcaagagcactagagggcagtgctatttcctgtcatttagtgctaaagatgtctacctaggtatttcttcaacacagaatatcaagggaacGAAGCAAAGTtgttaatagaggtaaattagaaactttttaaaaatggtttgctctgaatcacaaaataaaatttttggtattcatatactgtacctttaacttaCCCACCTCAGTAGCTAGGGGTTAGTTGCAGGGGTGGTCCGGTGGTTAGGGGGCTAGTTGTGAACGTGGTCTAGCAATTAGGGGGTTACATGTGGTGGGggtctgtcagtttaggggttaattgtttgggATTTTTAACAGTCAGTTTAAGGGTTAGATTAAGGGGCATTTGAGACCCTGAAGTGACGCACGTCCACCAACCCAAACCAAAGGTTTTggccattttaatttgtttttaacaaattttGTTAACtcattttaataataaatttaatCTAAAACAAATGAAGTGcctagcaaataaataaatattaatctgttGCTCATGATAAAAGAAAGCTATAAACAGAATTAATTATAATTACATATAAATATCATTTTCTTGCAGATTTTCTATTCAAGTCCAAATGGAAAATTTCAAACAAGCTAATAAAAGAGCAACGAATAAACAACAAATATCTCAGAAACTGACATTCTCTTTGCCCACATTGGGTGTATGAGTTCAATCACTTGTGGAACTTTACACTGAGGGTTTAATGTCTCAGCTAATCAGCAGGAGCTCTGTCCCACAGGGAGACAACGCCCACTCCCTAGCTCTAACTTTTGGCTGGTCAGTAGAAGTAACGGGACAAGGCTGGGGGCCCCCTCCCTCTTCTATCTTTTAAGATAAATAGTGCTTCTTTTGACAATCATCAGGTGCCCTAGAGCTACTAGACTCACATCTCACCATCTCTACTGTATACAACAGCATTCCCCTCTGTAGTGGGAGGCaagggtgtgattatttttgattatttttacaTCAGCCTGAATATAGGATCTGAGTTTTGGTCTATAGAacaatttaaaaatagcatttgatTTTGTTGCTCTTATTTGcacctatttttatttttcctgGTCCCATGGACTTGCTGTCACATCCACTGCGAGACATGGAGATTACAGACAGCTCTCTCTGCTCCTTCTCTGCAGCTGATGACTTTTATGATGACCCATGCTTTAATACTTCTGACATGCACTTTTTTGAAGATTTAGACCCCAGGCTGGTACATGTAAGTTTGATGAAGCCTGATGAACATCACCATCTTAATGAAGATGGGCATGTCAGAGCACCCAGTGGGCATCACCAGGCTGGCAGGTGCCTCTTATGGGCATGTAAAGCCTGCAAAAGGAAGACCACCAATGCTGACCGCAGGAAGGCTGCCACTATGCGAGAGAGGAGAAGGCTCAACAAAGTTAATGATGCATTTGAGACCCTGAAGAGATGCACTTCCACCAACCCAAACCAAAGGCTACCTAAAGTGGAGATCCTGAAGAATGCCATTCGCTACATTGAGAGTCTCCAAGCTCTGCTCAGAGATCAAGATGACAATTACTACCCTGTACTGGAACACTATAGTGGAGACTCAGATGCCTCCAGCCCCAGATCCAACTGCTCAGATGGCATGGTGAGTGTGGCACAACTGGCACTGAGTGCTATGAGCTGGCAAGTGCGTAATATACAGGATCTAACATTAATTTAATTACTAGTGTTCCACCTaatacattcacacacaaatacTAATGAAGACACAAAGAGAGGTATATTTAGCTCAGTGGTCTAGTGCATTATGTTAGCAGCATTCATTGTGATCTCTTTAAATGACCATAAACATTGCAATATCTATAGCTTATAATTCTCTATCATTTATAGATCCAAGTAACGTAGATAAAATAGGTTGAGAAATTGTATAATTACACTTTCATGCAAACACAAAGTCACAGAGTATATCCCACTAAAACACCCTGGTCCCTTCATTCACACCATGCATTAAGAATGTAAAAATAACTCCACACTCAGCCTTCCTCAAATTACTAGGCAGTGCAAAACTTTGGGAACCAGACATCCAGGCTTGTTAAAATAAATCACACAGTGGAGCTAAACTATTATAAGATTTGGAATATGCATAGATCATGAAATTTAACTAAATGCAGATACTGAACCATTGATTTAATATCGCTAATGCTTTTCTAACAAAAGAAACGCATACGGTGTAGCTGGTCTGTACTTATAAAACTAGTTCTGCAAGATGACACTGTTTAATAAACTTCTAAATGGTATATTCTTTCTTTTTATTAGAAATTACGTAATTAATAAAGATTGCAATACATAAATGTTTTGAAAAAGAAGAAATTTATTCACtactattttaaatttaataaggaaaaaacaaaaagttaaCATAACTAGCATTTACAATAGAAAAATAGTGACTTATATATTGTGTAAACTTACGTGaaccaaaatgtttttctttcatgattcagatagagcatacaatgtatatacctttccaatttacttctattatcaaatatgcttcattctctttgtattctttgttgaaagagtaataatgcactaatgggaactagcttaacacattgggtgagccaatgacaagagacacatgtgtgcaaCCACCAGTAGTGCAcagcttctcctgagcctacctaggtatgcttttcatcaaaggataccaagagagcaaagcaaatttgatcaaagaaaTTAttagtaaagctgtttaaaattgcatgttctatttgaatcatgaaagattaattttgacattactgtctctttaatgcattAGTAAACTTCCTGCTGTTGTGCGTGTCTATATAAAGCTGCTATCCCACACAAATGTGAACATTATAAATATAATCACACCTATAAAACACACACAGAATTCTAATCATTTTTAATAAGTATCTAAACTTTCTGTTCTGTCAAAAAAAGATGGAAGCGACACATACAGAAACCCCACTGAGCCTTTTATAGCAGTTTGTGAGTTTAATAGCAGTTTGTTAAACCTCTTACTGATAGTGTTACTTGCCTGTTTGCAGATGGATTACCCAGGACCTAAATGCACTTCCAGGAGGAGAAACAGCTATGACAGCAGTTATTACAGTGAGACACCAAATGGTAAGTTCTGCGTGTGCCTCTATCTCATGAATGTGTTTAGATACTATTTTTATGATATTTCTTTTCTTTGTTAGAGTCCATCATTTTTTGTAAATTCCATTTATGTGTGTTTAAGCCCTGCAAAGAATTGAAATGCATTGTCATAGTTCAATcttgcaatgtactgtgccactcTAAATAGACATATAAGACAATAATTTAATATATCTATAAATTCTCCAATCACTACCGTTATCCCCTATATGAGGTGATGCGTATTCTGGAGCGTCATTtcattatgtgtttaactcctttgctaaAGATAATAGagatttaaggggaaaaaaaaatacattaaattaagaaaaatagggatttcatttttttatttaaatattttactaaATGGAATTCaagtttatgttttactttttatgTAGAAATGAAAAACAATTACCTGCATAtgattaattattaaaaaatagaaaaagggtACTTAAGAAACCAAATAATAGTCAAGTAACTTTATCTGATTTTAACAAATTATCCAAGCAATTAGCACTGTGGCTAAAAatgcatgataataataataataataataatagtatagtgCATGATTAGCTACCTGAACACTTAAACACAAACAATAGTAATATCACAaattagatagataatagagacAGAAAACAGACAAAACTATATTAAGATGCTgtttcatgttctgcaaattgagTTATAGAATCTGATAAACATGCAAAACTGATATTCATACAGAGCTACAACATTTCAACTGTAAATGTTTATTGTGTTTACATTGTTTGATTTTCAAAATGATATATGGAAAAATGCTTATGGTGTTTTATTTGTCTTTCTTTTTAGATACAAAACATGGGAAAAACTCAGTCATCTCTAGCTTAGACTGTCTGTCAAGCATTGTAGAGAGGATTTCCACTGAAACCCCAAACTGCCCTTCTCTTCCTGCAGTGGAAAGTGGATCTGAAGGCAGTCCCTGTTCTCCCCTCCAGGGGGAGACATTGAGTGACAGTAACATTACTATCCCTTCCCCAATCACATGCACTCAACTCCCCCAGGACAGCAGCAGAACCATATACCAAGTATTATAACTGCTTCCACAAAGCTGTTACATTCTGAATAACCAAAGACTTTATAGACTGACAGTTTCCAATGTTCAAACTTCATTAAGAATTCCCAATACTCAACGTTTTATtaataattacaaaatatttacttttttttcccattcTCAATAATATGGGAAAAATAACCTGAATTATAATATTCCCATCTCAGTTATGATTTACCTCCCATGGTAAACACAAAATTACAAGGTTATGAAATATCTGTTACTTTCTTTGGGTAATACAAGAAAATATGTGGACCACTTTTGTAAGATGTTTTTTATATGGTTGTAAATAAGAGTTAACAAGCAAAGCAAGGATGAACAGATATTTAATAATATGGCTTGGTTTGTTGTGCTAAATGataactttatatatttatatggtgtgGATGCTAAGGATGGTTTCAATAATATTCTAAATAaagaaactttatttataaaactgtGCATATTTGTGTTCCAGTATGTAATTCTACACTGTACAGGGGAATGCTGCACACAGGACACGTCTAATTGCTATCACAGAGAATTCAACAATGCAGAGTTTTTACAGAAATTGAAGCCGTCAATTACTGTAGATAACActgtaaacacatttttttaataagcTTTTTATAATTCACAATGCTCTCTAGAAGTCATCTTTATTTTACGGTAAAATGTTTAGTGAAAGAAGTAAAACTTCCCTGTAAGTTTAATGAAATTGTTGgggttttttaaattaatttatttattttttaaagacatttataataaaaaaatatttacaatttatttatttttttgcctggaAAAATGAGTCGATGATCTTTAATTTCCATGAAAATTATTTGTAAgtgtaaatgtaaataaataaatataaaatacatattaaaaggtCATCT
The nucleotide sequence above comes from Bombina bombina isolate aBomBom1 chromosome 7, aBomBom1.pri, whole genome shotgun sequence. Encoded proteins:
- the LOC128666194 gene encoding myoblast determination protein 1 homolog A-like, which translates into the protein MDLLSHPLRDMEITDSSLCSFSAADDFYDDPCFNTSDMHFFEDLDPRLVHVSLMKPDEHHHLNEDGHVRAPSGHHQAGRCLLWACKACKRKTTNADRRKAATMRERRRLNKVNDAFETLKRCTSTNPNQRLPKVEILKNAIRYIESLQALLRDQDDNYYPVLEHYSGDSDASSPRSNCSDGMMDYPGPKCTSRRRNSYDSSYYSETPNDTKHGKNSVISSLDCLSSIVERISTETPNCPSLPAVESGSEGSPCSPLQGETLSDSNITIPSPITCTQLPQDSSRTIYQVL